In Corynebacterium endometrii, one DNA window encodes the following:
- a CDS encoding DUF3180 domain-containing protein, translating into MTKTSIAGLVGTAVFMALAALILTSRFYGIMQSIPPTVSVTLWIMTVICGVLAWKVYQAKKDDAHGIGLDNSQLNPMTVTQFMLVGKASAWTGAIVGGAYTGMAAYVVMNSSQLVAAQEDVFGVVTSALGGAALSVAGVILERHCQVPPTSDGSHALG; encoded by the coding sequence ATGACTAAGACGTCCATTGCGGGGCTCGTGGGCACCGCGGTATTCATGGCGCTGGCGGCGTTGATCTTGACCTCGCGGTTCTACGGGATCATGCAGTCCATCCCGCCCACGGTGTCCGTCACGCTGTGGATCATGACCGTCATCTGCGGGGTGCTGGCGTGGAAGGTCTACCAGGCTAAAAAGGATGACGCCCACGGCATTGGCCTTGATAATTCCCAGCTCAATCCCATGACGGTTACCCAGTTCATGCTGGTGGGCAAGGCCTCGGCGTGGACCGGCGCAATCGTGGGCGGCGCGTACACCGGGATGGCCGCCTACGTGGTTATGAACTCTTCGCAGCTGGTCGCGGCGCAGGAGGATGTCTTTGGTGTGGTGACCTCCGCGCTGGGTGGCGCGGCGCTGTCCGTGGCGGGCGTGATCCTTGAGCGACACTGCCAAGTCCCGCCTACCAGTGACGGCTCCCACGCGTTAGGGTAG